One Sodalis praecaptivus DNA segment encodes these proteins:
- a CDS encoding SDR family oxidoreductase, protein MKKVAIVGLGWLGMPLALSLLARGYQVVGSKTRPDGVEAARMSGIECYQLNLTPLPEADPDDLAALFQADALIITLPASRTVEGADNYFLAVQQVVDSALAAAVPRIIFTSSTSVYGEGSGVKREESPTAPCSPAGMCLVELENWLHQLPHTSVDILRLAGLVGPGRHPGRFLAGKQGLPGGGQGVNLVHLADVISAITLLLQLPRGGHRYNLCAPGHPAKRDYYPAMARALGLASPVYLADAGDVEGKIIDGSRICKELGFDYLYPDPAMMPMA, encoded by the coding sequence ATGAAAAAAGTGGCGATTGTCGGATTGGGCTGGCTGGGCATGCCGTTGGCGCTTTCTTTACTGGCCCGAGGTTATCAGGTGGTGGGGAGCAAAACGCGGCCGGACGGCGTCGAGGCGGCGCGCATGAGCGGGATAGAGTGTTATCAACTGAACTTGACGCCGCTGCCGGAGGCCGATCCGGACGATCTGGCGGCGCTGTTCCAGGCGGACGCCCTGATCATCACCTTGCCGGCTAGCCGCACGGTGGAGGGAGCGGACAATTATTTCCTGGCGGTCCAGCAGGTGGTGGACAGCGCGCTGGCGGCCGCGGTGCCGCGCATTATTTTCACCAGCTCGACGTCGGTGTATGGCGAAGGTTCCGGCGTGAAGCGCGAGGAAAGTCCGACCGCGCCGTGCTCGCCGGCGGGCATGTGTTTGGTTGAGCTGGAAAACTGGCTGCATCAATTGCCCCACACGTCGGTGGATATTCTGCGGCTGGCGGGGCTGGTGGGGCCGGGCCGCCACCCGGGGCGTTTCCTGGCGGGTAAACAGGGGCTGCCGGGCGGTGGGCAGGGCGTCAATCTGGTGCATCTGGCGGACGTTATCAGCGCCATTACCCTGTTGCTGCAACTGCCCCGCGGCGGTCATCGCTACAATTTATGCGCGCCGGGACATCCCGCAAAGCGTGATTATTACCCGGCGATGGCGCGCGCGTTAGGTCTCGCATCCCCCGTTTATCTGGCGGACGCCGGCGACGTCGAGGGGAAGATCATTGACGGCAGCCGGATTTGCAAAGAGCTGGGGTTCGACTATCTCTATCCCGATCCCGCCATGATGCCGATGGCCTGA
- the hisG gene encoding ATP phosphoribosyltransferase, producing MLDKTRLRIAMQKSGRLSKESQQLLEQCGIKINLQQQRLLAFAENMPIDIMRVRDDDIPGLVMDGVVDLGIIGENVLEEELLTRRAQGEDPRYFTLRRLDFGGCRLSMALPLDVPWTGPECLRGKRIATSYPHLLKQYLDKLDITFKSCLLNGSVEVAPRAGLADAICDLVSTGATLEANGLREVEVIYRSKACLIQRDGELSVAKQSLVDKLLIRIQGVIQARESKYIMLHAPTERLDQIISLLPGAERPTVLPLAGDQHRVAMHMVSTETLFWETMENLKALGASSILVLPIEKMME from the coding sequence ATGTTGGACAAAACACGGTTACGGATAGCAATGCAGAAATCGGGCCGGTTAAGCAAAGAATCGCAGCAGTTGCTGGAGCAATGCGGCATAAAGATCAATCTGCAACAGCAGCGCCTGCTGGCGTTTGCTGAAAATATGCCGATTGATATCATGCGGGTACGCGACGACGATATTCCGGGCCTGGTGATGGATGGCGTGGTGGATCTCGGCATCATCGGCGAAAACGTGCTGGAGGAGGAATTGCTGACCCGGCGCGCACAAGGGGAAGATCCCCGCTATTTCACCCTGCGCAGGCTGGATTTCGGCGGCTGCCGGTTGTCGATGGCGCTGCCGCTCGACGTCCCCTGGACCGGTCCCGAATGCCTGCGCGGTAAACGTATCGCCACCTCCTACCCGCATTTGCTCAAGCAATATCTGGATAAACTCGACATCACTTTCAAATCTTGCCTGCTGAACGGCTCGGTGGAAGTCGCGCCGCGGGCCGGCCTGGCCGATGCCATCTGCGATCTGGTATCCACAGGCGCCACCCTCGAGGCTAACGGTCTGCGCGAGGTGGAAGTCATTTATCGCTCGAAGGCTTGCCTCATTCAGCGCGATGGCGAACTGTCGGTGGCCAAGCAATCGCTGGTGGATAAGCTTTTGATCCGTATTCAGGGGGTCATTCAAGCCCGTGAATCGAAATACATCATGCTGCACGCCCCCACCGAGCGGTTGGATCAAATCATCAGCCTATTGCCTGGCGCCGAACGTCCGACGGTCCTGCCGCTGGCGGGCGATCAGCACCGCGTGGCGATGCATATGGTCAGCACCGAAACCCTGTTTTGGGAAACCATGGAAAACCTGAAGGCCCTCGGCGCCAGCTCAATACTGGTGCTGCCCATTGAAAAAATGATGGAGTAA
- a CDS encoding type III secretion system chaperone, with translation MTFEQLLQVLSVETHLNLDEAIDSGGCTLEFDKHIRVTLEHHNGCVYIFSPVMAITGELSGEFFASLLQVQLFGIATHRCWFGYDVGGQRIILFFLMDLAYNSAQSALENIENLIDQSHYWLKTLPDIACHLGAQGGAPRPANHFAPR, from the coding sequence ATGACGTTTGAACAATTATTACAGGTGCTCTCTGTGGAAACCCATTTAAATCTCGACGAAGCGATTGACAGCGGGGGTTGCACGTTGGAATTCGATAAGCATATCCGGGTGACGTTGGAGCATCATAATGGCTGCGTCTATATTTTCTCGCCGGTCATGGCAATCACCGGTGAATTGTCGGGGGAGTTTTTCGCCTCTTTGTTACAGGTACAGCTATTTGGTATTGCCACGCACCGCTGTTGGTTTGGTTATGATGTGGGCGGCCAGCGTATTATCCTGTTTTTCCTGATGGATTTAGCTTACAACAGCGCGCAAAGCGCGCTGGAAAATATCGAGAATCTGATCGACCAATCCCATTACTGGCTCAAAACCTTGCCGGATATCGCTTGCCATCTTGGTGCTCAAGGTGGCGCTCCGCGGCCGGCAAACCACTTTGCACCGAGGTAA
- the sbcB gene encoding exodeoxyribonuclease I: MANPLAQPTFLVHDYETFGKHPALDRPAQFAGIRADSQFETLGEPEVFFCRPADDYLPEPEAVLITGITPQQALRDGVTEAEFARRIHQLFSVPATCILGYNNVRFDDEVSRNLFYRNFYDPYGWSWQQGNSRWDLLDVVRACYALRPDGIEWPLNDQGLPSFRLEHLTRANGIEHANAHDAMADVYATLAMAKLLRQAQPKLFEYLYRHRGKHQLKTLVDIATMKPLVHVSGMFGAARGNTAWIAPLAWHPDNPNALIVCDLSGDLQVFEDLDSDALRTRLYTRRDALGEDAAVPLKLVHLNKCPVLAPANTLRPLDAERLGIQRQRCLDNLTWLRRRPEVREKVVALFAESAPFPPSDDVDAQLYDGFFSDADRAAMNIIQATAPENLPALDISFVDSRLKPLLFRYRARNFPHTLDHDEQLRWLEHRKTRFTEPRLAAYVQQLETLYQAHEGDERKARLLRALFDYLQTL; this comes from the coding sequence ATGGCTAATCCGTTAGCACAGCCCACATTTCTGGTCCACGATTATGAAACGTTCGGTAAACACCCCGCCCTAGACCGTCCGGCGCAGTTCGCAGGTATTCGCGCCGATAGCCAGTTCGAGACCTTAGGCGAGCCGGAAGTGTTTTTTTGCCGCCCGGCCGACGATTATCTACCGGAGCCGGAGGCGGTGCTCATTACCGGGATCACGCCTCAGCAGGCGTTGCGTGACGGTGTCACCGAAGCGGAATTTGCCCGTCGTATCCACCAATTATTTAGCGTGCCCGCTACCTGCATACTGGGTTATAACAATGTGCGCTTCGACGATGAAGTCAGCCGCAACCTGTTTTACCGCAACTTTTACGATCCTTACGGCTGGAGCTGGCAGCAGGGGAATTCCCGCTGGGACCTACTGGATGTCGTGCGCGCCTGCTACGCCCTGCGTCCCGACGGCATTGAATGGCCGTTGAATGACCAGGGTCTGCCCAGCTTTCGCCTGGAGCATTTGACCCGCGCCAACGGGATTGAACATGCCAATGCCCATGACGCCATGGCCGATGTCTACGCGACCCTGGCGATGGCCAAATTGCTGCGCCAGGCGCAGCCGAAGCTGTTTGAATATCTTTACCGCCACCGCGGCAAGCATCAGTTAAAGACGCTGGTGGACATTGCCACAATGAAACCGCTGGTCCATGTGTCTGGTATGTTCGGCGCCGCCCGGGGCAATACCGCCTGGATTGCGCCCCTGGCCTGGCATCCCGATAACCCCAACGCCCTCATCGTCTGCGATCTCAGCGGCGATTTGCAGGTGTTTGAGGATCTGGACAGCGATGCGTTGCGCACCCGGCTGTACACGCGGCGCGACGCGCTGGGGGAAGATGCCGCGGTACCGCTCAAACTGGTACATCTCAATAAATGCCCGGTGCTGGCGCCCGCCAACACCCTGCGGCCGCTGGATGCTGAACGGCTTGGCATCCAGCGCCAGCGCTGTCTCGATAACCTTACCTGGCTGCGGCGCCGTCCGGAAGTCAGGGAAAAAGTGGTGGCGCTGTTTGCCGAAAGCGCGCCCTTTCCTCCTTCGGACGACGTGGATGCGCAGTTGTATGACGGTTTTTTTAGCGATGCCGATCGCGCCGCGATGAATATTATCCAAGCCACCGCCCCGGAAAACCTGCCGGCGTTGGATATCAGCTTTGTCGACTCGCGTCTTAAGCCGCTGCTGTTTCGCTACCGCGCGCGCAATTTCCCCCACACCTTGGATCACGATGAGCAGTTACGCTGGCTGGAGCACCGCAAGACCCGCTTTACCGAGCCGCGGCTGGCGGCCTATGTACAGCAATTGGAGACGCTGTATCAGGCCCATGAAGGGGATGAGCGAAAAGCGCGGCTGCTGCGCGCGCTGTTTGACTATTTGCAAACGTTGTAA
- a CDS encoding APC family permease, which translates to MGQKVMAGQASGQRATLRKTLTLFQVVMIGLAYLQPMTLFDTFGIVSGLTDGHVATAYAVALCAVLFTALSYGKLVRRFPSAGSAYTYAQKAISPGVGFMVGWSSLLDYLFMPMINILLAKIYLQALFPSVPAWIFVAGLVAMMTLFNLRGIRLVAHFNSLIVVLQVAIMVVFLGLVIHGVMQGEGRGTLVSIAPFWSENAHVIPMITGATILCFSFLGFDGISSLSEETPDAGRVIPRAIFLTALIGGVIFIIVSYFLQLFFPDITRFQHPDASQPEIMLYVAGKLFQSVVLCFSCVTVLASGMASHAGVSRLLYVMGRDGVFPVRFFGFVHPTWRTPALNVLLVGLIALSAVSFDLVTATALINFGALVAFSFVNLSVIAQFWLREQRRRRLRDHLHYLLLPLVGVLTVGLLWLNLEASSMRLGLCWGAAGVAYLLLMTRGFRRAVPQYREELAG; encoded by the coding sequence ATGGGGCAGAAAGTTATGGCAGGGCAGGCGTCAGGCCAACGCGCTACGTTGAGAAAAACCCTGACCCTGTTTCAGGTGGTGATGATAGGCCTGGCCTACCTGCAGCCGATGACGTTGTTTGATACCTTCGGCATTGTCTCCGGCCTGACCGATGGACATGTGGCCACCGCCTATGCGGTGGCGCTTTGCGCCGTTCTCTTTACCGCGCTCAGCTACGGTAAACTGGTGCGCCGCTTCCCCTCGGCCGGGTCGGCGTATACTTATGCCCAGAAAGCCATCAGCCCAGGCGTAGGGTTTATGGTGGGCTGGTCGTCGCTGCTCGATTATCTCTTCATGCCGATGATCAACATCCTGTTGGCGAAAATTTACCTTCAGGCACTCTTCCCGTCGGTGCCGGCCTGGATATTCGTCGCCGGGCTGGTGGCGATGATGACGCTGTTCAATTTACGCGGCATCCGCTTGGTCGCCCATTTCAACAGCCTGATCGTGGTGCTGCAGGTGGCGATTATGGTGGTATTCCTGGGCCTGGTGATCCACGGGGTAATGCAGGGGGAAGGCCGCGGCACTTTAGTGAGCATCGCACCGTTTTGGTCTGAAAATGCGCATGTTATTCCCATGATTACCGGCGCCACGATCCTGTGCTTCTCGTTCCTGGGATTTGACGGCATCAGCTCATTGTCCGAAGAAACGCCGGATGCCGGACGGGTGATCCCACGGGCGATTTTCCTCACCGCGCTGATAGGCGGCGTGATTTTTATTATCGTCTCCTACTTTTTGCAGCTGTTCTTCCCGGATATCACGCGCTTCCAGCATCCAGACGCATCGCAGCCGGAAATTATGCTGTACGTCGCGGGTAAACTGTTTCAGTCGGTGGTGCTGTGTTTCTCCTGCGTCACGGTGCTGGCTTCCGGTATGGCCTCCCATGCGGGGGTGTCGCGTTTATTGTACGTCATGGGGCGCGACGGCGTTTTTCCGGTGCGATTTTTTGGTTTCGTGCATCCCACCTGGCGTACGCCGGCCCTCAACGTGCTGCTGGTCGGCCTGATTGCCCTGTCGGCGGTGTCGTTTGACCTGGTGACCGCGACCGCGCTGATTAATTTTGGCGCGTTGGTGGCATTCAGTTTCGTTAACCTGTCGGTCATCGCTCAATTCTGGTTGCGGGAGCAGCGGCGGCGCCGGTTACGCGATCACCTGCACTACTTGCTGCTGCCGCTGGTCGGCGTGCTGACGGTCGGCTTGCTGTGGCTCAACCTGGAGGCCAGCTCCATGAGGCTCGGGCTCTGTTGGGGCGCCGCGGGCGTGGCGTATCTGCTGTTGATGACGCGCGGTTTCCGCCGGGCGGTGCCGCAGTACCGTGAAGAGCTGGCGGGGTAG
- a CDS encoding glutamine synthetase family protein, whose protein sequence is MENLADSPAVFDPGPTVSRTSAFQREVEAYLERYPHTRQVDLLLTDLNGSFRGKRVALSSVRHLRRGFYFPASVYAMTVTGKTVATAGLAGEDGEPDLLCLPLAGTLTPSAADPTHCAQLQLTMRDRDGKPYDVEPRNVLNRLWQQLRVRGIFPVVAAELEFYLVDRRRNGAQMPQPPRQPDGRQRENQRQVYSLDRLDHYGAVLDDIARLARLQGLPTEGAVAESAPGQFEINLAHSDQVLHACDQALQLKRLVRRVAEQHRLTATFMAKPYEAWTGSGLHIHLSLRDAAGNNGLLDSLGRPSPLMARAIAGVLDLLPASMALLAPNVNAFRRFQPGGYVPLRANWGVNNRTVAVRIPCSDAENYRLEYRVAGADANPYLVVAALLAGIVHGLDGNAPLPARVRGDGALAGGTPLPLRQCEALALFADDVRLPALLGERFCRLFHTCKTAELSEFERRVTATEIDWMLNNA, encoded by the coding sequence ATGGAAAATCTGGCAGATAGCCCGGCGGTTTTCGACCCCGGACCGACAGTGAGTCGAACCAGCGCGTTCCAGCGCGAAGTCGAGGCGTATCTGGAACGCTATCCCCATACCCGGCAGGTGGATCTCCTGCTGACGGATCTTAACGGTAGTTTTCGCGGTAAACGTGTTGCCCTCTCCAGCGTGCGCCATCTGCGGCGCGGTTTTTATTTCCCCGCTTCGGTGTATGCCATGACCGTGACCGGCAAGACGGTCGCAACGGCGGGCCTGGCCGGCGAGGACGGCGAACCTGACCTGCTGTGCCTGCCGCTCGCCGGCACCCTCACACCCTCCGCCGCCGATCCCACGCACTGCGCGCAGTTACAGCTAACCATGCGCGATCGTGACGGGAAGCCCTATGACGTCGAACCGCGCAACGTGCTAAATCGCCTCTGGCAACAGCTGCGTGTGCGCGGCATCTTTCCGGTGGTGGCGGCGGAGCTGGAATTTTATCTGGTAGACCGGCGGCGTAACGGGGCGCAGATGCCGCAACCGCCCCGCCAACCCGACGGCCGGCAGCGGGAAAATCAGCGCCAGGTTTACTCCCTGGACCGCCTGGACCACTATGGGGCAGTCCTTGACGATATCGCCCGGCTGGCGCGCCTTCAGGGACTGCCGACAGAGGGCGCGGTGGCGGAGTCCGCCCCGGGTCAGTTCGAGATTAACCTCGCCCATAGTGACCAGGTGCTACACGCCTGCGATCAGGCGCTACAGTTGAAACGGCTGGTGCGCCGGGTGGCGGAGCAGCACCGCCTGACCGCCACCTTTATGGCCAAACCCTATGAAGCCTGGACCGGCAGCGGCCTGCACATTCACCTCAGTTTGCGGGATGCCGCGGGCAACAACGGTTTACTGGACTCCCTGGGACGCCCGTCGCCGCTGATGGCGCGCGCTATCGCCGGGGTGCTGGATCTGCTGCCCGCGTCGATGGCGCTGCTGGCGCCCAACGTCAACGCCTTCCGGCGCTTTCAGCCGGGCGGCTATGTCCCGCTGCGCGCCAATTGGGGCGTTAACAATCGGACGGTGGCCGTGCGTATCCCCTGTAGCGATGCCGAGAATTATCGCCTGGAATATCGCGTCGCCGGGGCGGACGCCAACCCGTATCTGGTGGTGGCGGCCTTGCTGGCCGGTATAGTGCACGGGCTGGACGGCAATGCGCCGCTGCCGGCGAGGGTGCGCGGCGACGGCGCGCTGGCGGGGGGCACGCCGCTGCCGCTGCGCCAATGCGAAGCCCTGGCCCTGTTCGCCGACGATGTTCGCCTGCCCGCCCTGCTTGGTGAGCGTTTTTGCCGACTCTTCCATACCTGCAAAACCGCCGAACTGAGCGAGTTCGAGCGACGGGTGACGGCCACCGAAATCGATTGGATGCTGAACAACGCCTGA